Genomic segment of Hydractinia symbiolongicarpus strain clone_291-10 chromosome 5, HSymV2.1, whole genome shotgun sequence:
GCGTGAAGGTGATTCTTTTGTCACCAACGTATATAGGAAACCAACATTTAGTGGAGTTTATACTAACTTTTCTAGTTTCATACCCATGGAATATAAACACggcttgattttttctttactttatcGTTGTTACCATCTGTGTTTAGACCTTAATAAATTTCATGTAGAAATATCTCAGTTGAAGACTATTCTTGGAAGGAATGGATACCcttcaaaggtttttgaattCTGTCTCAGAATTTTCAAGAGCAGAAATTACGAACCGAAGGAACAAGTGTCCCTTGCTCCTAAGAAAGAGTTAGTCCTTGCTTTACCTTTTTTAGGAAAGATTACCTTACAAATTAGAACACGTTTGCACCGTTTGTTTAAGCAGAAACTGGCACATTGTAATgttaaacttatatttttttctaagaggAGGCTACGTAGCTGCTTTGCCTTTAAGGACAGAATACCCGAATCGTTACGCTCCGGACTCGTTTACTGTTTTAAGTGTAGTGGCTGCAACGCCACTTATTTTGGCAAAACAAAACGCCATTTTAAAGTCCGTATGTCTGAGCATTTAGGTATTTCTGCACTTACAGGTAAACGCGTTAAACCTGGTCCCCAGGCCAGTGCCGTTCTTgaacatttaatgttttgtaattACTCTCAAGCATCGTTTCACAACTTCTCAGTACTTGCGGAAGAGTCTAAAGATTTTAAACTTACTCTGATGGAGAGCTTACTAATTGAGCGTGACTGTCCCATTTTAAATAACACGGTAAAATCTATGCCTTTAGAATTACTATAATAGCTCTATTTTCTTCCTATTATATCTTGTTTAGTATTTTATCTCtaacttgtaaaataaaatttagaaacagtgtgaacatgccaacctggccgttggcgaaagcttgctgaaagatatatttggatatgtcgtagattttgtcgttcttattttttaatatgtacAACAATAGCAATACAGAACAATACTTGTAGAAGAAATGGATAATCAAATATCAAGCTAAAAGAATCAAGATATGGATAATTatcaaagaatatttttaaatttggacGAAAGGTTATTAAAAATGCCACAACTGCATATGTAGCTTATACTGTCCTTTATTACGTGATTATGTAAAGGCGAATATTTAACCTCGCCAACTACATAACTTTCTGGTTTAGCATCTCTAAaaataactttgaaaaaattgtgATGGATTGGGAAGTCATCAGATGAAAAGCGAAttattaaaaacattcaaacatccATTTAGCtattataattttgttgttttgatgcaGACAAAGTCGTGGATGCCGACAAAGACGTAATCAAGACATATTTTCAGACAATGTATAAGGAACTGATATACATATTGGAATATAGATATATTGATAAATGCTAATGCCAAATTTCGCTAACAGATTCATTGTTAATCCTGTTGggtttaaaattgaattttaaaagtttttttgattttttaattcaacgttttctgaacttttttttttgaggAAAAGATTTTGAGGATGAAGGTAATCTTTATGAGATGGATTTTTACAGAAAGAAGTTTTCAAGTTCACAAATTCACAACAGATTTTAAGAGTCAGTCATGTGTTTGCTGCAAATTAATTCTTGTCAATAAGTATAAAGAGAACATTTTCTTACTTACATGTAATTTTGCTATGATATCATTTCAACATTTTCCTATCCTTGTCAGAAAAGTTTGACCCACCATTCCCCTTCTAACCAATTACATATATACAATATTAAATTTTGGCTAATCTGGCAATTTTGGagttttttgtatttaaattatgaaaaagtaatagtaacatttatattttaagGGATTGCGCCAATGTTTCAAAATCTCATGCGAAAGAAGAATGGTTTTGCAAGAAATGTCAGCAAAGAACATGAAAAACTATACTtcttactttattttattttacatatatGCTTTAGGTAATATTTGGTTATGTTaggtttttttagtatttttttacctGCTTGTAATTgattaaaagaagaagaaaatgttttactgTGTTTTAATACATTTTAAAGCAGTAGAATACTTACTATCAAAAAACATATTTGTATTCATATTGTTGTTTACAgcttcatttatttttcaaaaaatccttAGCGCTATACTGGCGTTACGTTTCACATATCATATAGTAgcatatactatatatactgtATATGCTCAAATATATGCATTTTTGGTTAGAGCAGCTGTGGTATTTAACGGCATGTTTTCTTCTTGTTGCGCTACCATTATGAAAAATTTGTTCCTACAAGCGCTTTACTAGTGCCCGGACTGCGCTGTATGCTGGTACCCGAGGCTATTAAGAATGTCGATAGCTCAGTATTAAGTACTTTAAGGTTAGAAAGTTTCGCGGTTTTTGGGcgttttcgcgaaagttttttcccgcgaaatttttcaataaaaataaatttgtgatttttttcaatCCTGTCGCTAGAAATAACGAAATGTCTCAAGAAACAACCGACAAGCAGAAATAAAAGATCCCTGAACTTGTAgaaattgattaaaaaatgaaaaaaatggataTATAAATCAAAAAGTTGTCTAGATTGTTCTCtttccgcgaaagtttttttggtAGTTGCCGGGACTCTGTCAGTGGGGCTTTTTTCCCCGTGAATCCTAACACTATAACCTAACTCCTCTACTAAGTTTCAGCTTTATATCAATTTTTTGGGTCATGctgcttttttatattaattttttgggGGTATTTTCACTATTCTATCCTACTACCAACTATGTTCCAACAGATATGTCGTTTGAAGTGTACTCCAGAGGTGGATCTATTCGCCTCTTGTCTATCTCATCAATTACCGTAGTACATGGCTTGGAGGGCTGACCCATTCAGCTATCGAACAGATGCTCTGCAGCAAACGTGGTCTCAACACTTCTTTATGCATTTTCTCCATTTGCCCTGATAAACAGGGTACTAAGCAAGGTGCACCGGAAAATTTTAGAAATGCTGATAGTAACTCCAGCATGGCCATCTCAAGTCTGATACCCGAGGCTATTAAGAATGTTGGTAGCGAGACCACTTTCATTACCAATTTAAAACAAACTGTTGACATATGTGATGGGAAAACCCCGTCCTCTAGTGATTTACAAAACATTAAGATTAGCGGTTTGTACAGTTTCAGGGCTAGGTTGGAAGAGAAAGGCATTTCTGGAACAGCTCAACTCATTGCTATTTCCAGAAGGCCAGATTTAAACTCAAATTACAATTCGTCCTGGAAACAGTGGGCTAGCTGTTGTTGTAGACAACAAATTGATCCAGTTTATTGCCATGTAAACAAGGTTTTGCAATATTTAGGcaatatttatttgaaaaaggATTAGGTTATAGAACAATAAACTGTCACAGATCAGCTTTTTCGGCCTATCATGAAACAGTGGATGGGATGCCAGTAGGGCAACATAAACAGGTATGTGCCCTTGTAAATGGTGTATTTAATTCAAGACCTTCTCAGCCtagatatgtttttatttgagaTGTACAATTAGTGTTGAATTTAATGAAGACTCAGTGGCCAATTTGTCATCAATTATCAGATAAACATATTACTTATAAAGTAGTAATATTAATGGCATTAACATCTGCCTCAAGAGCATCTGCCATACACCATTTAGATATTAGATATATGACCAGGGGTACAGATACTCCTTTACATTCCATAAATTGCATAAGAGCTGGAAAAGAGGAAAAGCTCCTCCAAAATTAGAATTTCATGAATTTGCAGCAGACAAGGATCTTTGTGTGGTTAACGCTTTAGATGTGTATGAGTCAAGAACACAACAGTGGCGATCTAGTGGTCACCAGACACAATTGTTACTTAGTCCCATTAAACCAGTTGTTGAGGTAAAAAGCTGTACGGTGTCGAGATTGATCAAAGATGTCCTCAAAGAAGCCGGCGTTGATACAGAATTATTTAAAGGTCATTTTCCTCGGTCTGCGTCAACTTCTAAAGCGGGTGCTTCAGGTTTATCAACAGGGGACATCTTAGAAAGGGGTTCATGGACAAATAAATCCACATGGCAACGGTTTTATAACAAGCCAGTGGTTTCAGTACAGAAAATATGCCAGAATAGGTTTAAAATAGGTTTAAGATCTAATACTGTCCACCCGCTCTAACCCGTCGCGTAAATAATGTATATCTTTTTTTTCGTCATTTCAATTATCGACAAGCTAGAAGAGGAAATTTAAAGTAAACTTCGTTTTATAATAcgaaaagtataaaagtaaTAGTTGTATTCTTTATTACATCTATTATATACAATGCCAAAATTAAGCATTTAAGTTATGAGTATTCCTTGGTTGTACTccttatttttcttatatttcttaGAAAAAATACCTTCGCAAAAGCAAACGCGCGAAATTAGAGTATTTGTTTTAGTAAGGTTCGTCTGTGTCCCAGTCTGATTTGCGATTAGGTTCGAAGAACGCAGTATTAGATCTTCCTTCGATTTTATTCAtaaaattcgaattacattGCGGGGGCTTCGCGCCCTTACAATTTTTTAGCCGGTCTATTCGAGCAAGGTTTAGAGTGTAGCACTATAGGATCATATAGACCAGTCATTTCTGCCTTCCATGATGTGGTTAATGGAAAGCCAGTTGGGGAACCCCCAAGGGTTGTGGCACGATGTGCAACAGGTCCTGAAgtatcttaaccctattcggtccgggggtcGGATTCCGCACCCCCCCCCCTctaacggttttttttaatacctttttcggTAGTTTTTTTATGCGATAtgtgtaaaaaccggaaaatatgttaaataacttttatttagcttccagaaacttcaaacaaaatgtaaaaattcgctttagaactaaagtaattgaattataagcagatagtggcattttggacaaattttaaggttttgatgacgtcacaaaaaaagGGCTGACGCGAGCAAAAATATATTGCTGCGATTTTGTTCCTTTAGTAACGTACTAAAGTGTGCCaaatttgattcaatttggacaaacctatgaaaagttattgaggaggcctgtcataatatgttcgaaaaccccggagcgaatagggttaaaaactTGCCAGAAAATAACCTTCTCACAGACAAATAATTAACTTTAAAAGTAGCGATCTTACTTGCCCTAACAACTGCTAGCGGAGTTTCTGAAATTTCATATTTGAATACAGATTATTTTGTGAAACatgaaaactttgtttttatttttaaaaatcttactaAGGTTTCTCGTCCAGGAAAGCAAAAGCCTCCTGTAAAATTTCACAAATTTGCTGAGGTTAGTTGTGCTTTGACAGCCTATTTGAGTAGAAGGGACATATTGAGAGTATCTGATTCTCAATTATTAGTTAGTTATATGAATCCACATAAGGCTGAATCTTCATCAACAATATCACGGTGGATTAAGGATTTGCTTCGATTAGCCGGTATTGATATCACCAAGTTTATTTCTCATTCAACTAGATCGGCAACAACATCAAAAGCGAAGGTGATAGGTGTATGTATTGCACACATGAGTCAGGCATATTGGTCAGGAGagtctagttttcaaaagttttatcATAAGCAAAATCCATGATCCAAGTCTTGAATTTTAAAAGTCCATTCTCTCTAGTGGGCTTTGAAGAGAGGTGGTTGAGACTATGGCCTCTAGATTTATTGCGAGTTCGAGGCATCCAGTATTAGCTCGACGGAGATTTCATGAAATGAAAGAGGATTACGTAAGGGCGCGTAGCGCCTGCAAGGTAATCCCGATTTCATGAATGAAATCAAAGCACGAGCTAATACTGCCCTTCCTCCCTTCCTGCACTTTGTATGTTTACTTATATTATCTATTAAGGCAACCGAGGTGGTTATGGCgctgtttttttcttctcatcTCCCCATATCGACATGTTCCATGTGTATTTGGGTTTTTAAGAGACTTGGGCAATGCATCAGTATGACTATCCtgtcagtttttttttcaaaatgatttGGGAACGCTCTTAGAAGAATATGCTCACTGGGTGTTTCATCTTGGCCTCTAGATTTATTGCGAGATCGGGAGATCCAGTATTAGTTCGTGCTTCGATTTCATTAATGAAATAGGGATTACCTTGCCGCCGCAACGCGCCCTTACGTAATCCTCCAGTTTCAGCGGCAGCCAATACGATGGACAACGTCgaggaaccctgggtaattttgaaaaaatgtggttctgccttgTGATTTTCAGATTTTCGCTGCTGATATTAGCATTTTTTAGCCCTCAAGTGCCACCCTTCGTATATATAGGAAAAATTGTCTTTAATGTTAGTTATAGCTATTTACATATTTACAATTTGCAGAATTTTCCAATACCACTTTTATGTGACTTTGTAGACCGTCATCTCCAACTTTTAAGCCACTCTGCAAAGATCATCATCGCCCACTTTTGCAATTTGTCGGCATAAATACCACAGATTAGAGACTTTATTTCTTCATGGCTTTCTTGATTAACGCTAGACGCTGTAATGAAAAGTTACGTAATaactaaatgtttttaaaaatgacgtgggtaaataaaattttaaaaagttacaacTACAAAATGTGCAAAATTTATTAGAAGCAATTgttgtttcattttatttcgttataaaattaaaagatataTGAAGGAAAATTAGAGCTTCGTGTGCAGAGACTTGTtagaagtcattttttgattggAATCTATTCTTTGATTGATTTGAATACAAAAAACACTAGGTGTCATTTTTTTCCGTATTTGGGTGTGTTGCCCTggctgaaaaacattttttgcgttAGAGATGAGCTTTGTGTTGTTTGTCAGTAGCGGTAATtcagaaagaaagtaaaaatgcctatttaaattatttgttgtttttaagtaATGTTGTATACTCATTACTGAAGTTATTTCAACCCTTGTTGAGtagaaaaatttttatcttaggcttttttgtttatttaagtccaaaaaacactttttatctcagtaaaatttataaataatcgTCACTGATGTCAATATCTTTATCCGcttcattttcttcatcatCGTTGTTCCGACAAGAGATGGTAAGGTATCGCCAATGCCCAGCCTTGAAAATGCATCCAATGTGGCATTGTCAGCTGTTATGAAATGGTTCCACCCAGTTGTTTTTGATTTTCCACAAAACCTTCCAGTTTGGTCGCACACCCAGTAAACACGTCAAATGCCAAAAGTGATTTACAATGACTTGGACCAAGATTTTCAAAGAAAGCGTTGACATCGGCATCTCTGCAGTTTATCCCTTTTCCAGTCCGAAACGTTAGTGCCTAAATTGGAAAATGTATTTTCATCGCATCCTGGAAATATTTAATTTGGAGGAGTTGGTTTGTTGCATGTTGTTGATTGCATAAATATATCTCTTTGAAACTTCAAACTATCGAGTGTTCAATGTGCAATTGTTGTTGGTCAAGTTAAGTTAGTTGAGTTCTCTGAAACACAACTTGTTCAGTATCATGAAATTCATGTTTACCATCAGGAGTGTGATTGTTGAAGTCTGTGTTGTCTATTGCGAAATAAATTGGAGTGTTTTCCAAAATGATAGGTGGAGCATAAAAACCTCTGTTTGTTTCTAAGTAATTGGTGACACAGTTTGCAATATCTGTTTCCATTTGGATCACCTTTTGATATGGAATCGACAGATTCAAATTGCTAAGGGTGTTGATTACTTTCTTGCTTTTCGTTTGTTGATGAATATAGAGACCTAAACCTATTGAAAATAGTGTTTCTGCAGTGCTACGAAAGGATGCGTTAGCAGAATTATAATCAGCTTGTCTCTTTGTTTTTACAGAATTGATGACAATTTCTGCAATTGAACacattatttcggtttgtctgttcagtattcatattactgtggatcATTTCTTGAAGGACAAAGATATCATAATCCTACCGGCAGAAAAGGGGATAACAACGGTTATCATGAATACACCTGATTACATCGACAAGTGCAACGAACACATCAACAACGGGCCTTACAAACTTCTCAAAGAAGATCCTACAGAAGTAATCAAACGAGAAGCAAGAAACATCTTAATGGACttgaagagaaaagaatacatcgactgaaaccttgtgacggaccaccaccgcgattttacggactaccaaaaattcataaacagggaaatccaattcgaccaatagtctcctgcactggaacaccgttatacaacctgtcaaaatttgttgcttctatCCTCAGCAAAGTTAcagcaagtgaccacagcagaaactcaaaagaattttcggaatacatcagagaaataaagatagcagacgacgaatgcatggtatcatttgatgtcacatcactctacacaaatgttcccataaaagacaccttaaacatcattaaagatcttatcgaaaacgatgctgcattcggtgaaaagaccaagattccagtaccggattttctgcatttggtcgaacttgttctaaccaaaacatggtatctgtttaataagaacttctacactcaaacatACGGAGTTGCTATGGGAagccctgcatcatcagtagtcgcagaaatatacatgcaagcacacgagacaacagcattagtcacatcagacagacgcccaaaggtttggaaaagatttgttgacgacgtattcgccataataaaaagatctcatctagaagagttccatgaacacatcaacggcctacatcgacaaatcaaattcactgttgagcttgaacacgatggaagtatcgctttcctggacacttcggtcaaacgcaagaatggttccatttcagtttcagtgtatcgtaagccaacacacactgaccagtaccttaacttcgaatcaaaccatcagaaatcttacaaagaaagtgtcatatcttcattactgaatcgtgccaacagcgtagtcagtgacaaacaggagagaaaagaagaaattcgacgtgtaagaaatgcattaatcgtaaatggatacagtcataaagccatgacgcaagtagaaaataaaataaagagaaaatgcaacggagacaacaaggaaacatcagaggaatttatcgcatcagcattcctacccttcgtaccaggtaccagcgagatccttcgtcaaGTTTTAagacaacacaagatcaaatgcattcttaactctaaagagACCCTAAGAAGCAccttgtctaaaccaaaagacaaaataaacctggaagaacaaagcaatgttgtttacgaaatcccgtgtaaagattgtgatgcagtgtatataggcgaaataaaaagaaagtttaagcaatgagtacaagaacatatgcgcgcagtgagaaacggagatgtgaagaaaaacgaaattgcggaccacagctggagcagaagtcatcagtttaattaggatgagaaaaaaatcattgacagaggaTCCAAAACAACGGCCAGggagattaaagaaaccatgaACAGTGTAGAActtaacaaacacataaacagcatcccgtatcaacttcctgagatttgtttaccagccctacagaagaagtagttacctagaGCTCTTAGAGCTTGGTGCTCTTAGAGCTTGGTTTTCCAACTCTTTTTCCAACTTCAACCATCTTCTCTCTTTTTCAAACTCTAAGAGCTCTTAGAGCTCTTAGAGCTTGGTTTTCCAACTGCAACTGTTCTACCCTTTCGTTACTTTCCTTCTGTATCGCCTGAATTTTCTGACGAAACAATTTCTCCTTTTCCCATTGTTTAGCTTGAAATTCGTTaatctttttgtctttttctaatattactttTTCTTCTTGAGGCATGACTTTTTTAAGCATCGCAATCTGATCTCTCCAATGTTTCTGACATTTGTATCAATGGTCCCTTTTTTCTTTGGGCACATATCAACTATAAACTTTGGGCCTACAATGATCCACTGTGAAAGCGATCTAAGACTTTCTGGAAGATTGAAGCTAAATTCACCAGTTAATTTCCAACTCTCTTGTCGTAAGATATCTTGACGCACCAGTAAAGCAGCATCAAACAATTGATTATAGTCAACAAGTGAATTTCtgtaactttttaaatgcattGTTATGAGCAGCACGTGAACATTTTATTTGAGCTTCTCTGCTAAGATTTGGATCTGGAGAATACAATATtggttattttatttgccaatAATTGTTTCAGGTATCGTTTTGATTTTAATGGTGATGTATTTCATTCTCTAATAAATTGTTATATGTGGTATTTACACTGTTCATGTCAAGCATTTTTTTCGATTGTACATTGTTTATGGCACATTTCACAATGTTTACTATCTCAATGTCTACTACAACCTTTGCGACATCGTTTATCTCTTGTATTCATAATTAATTTCATTCGTAGATGCGCTAGAAACTTGTCGTTGTATCATAACCCACAATTAAGATGATATTGGACACCATTTGCTACTGCGTCAGCTGCATTTGGAACAGAATTGAGCCTTTTAAACAAAGTTTGGTCTGGTAGTTGTTGTGCGACATGTAGCAGTTTGTGCCCAGTTGAAAGGACGGCAACCTTATGGAGTTTACCTCCTTCTTTTTAACATATAACACAACACTCCTTGtcaaataaagtaattttaaagcGTAAAGATTTCGGTTGAGATAATTGTGAATCAGTTATACTGTCATTTGTTGTATTACTAGTCAACTTTGGTTCTAGTGATGGTCTTCCTCGTATGGGTGCTGAATCATGTAACTTTTCATACCGTGGTTTCAATCgagaaatatttgttttattaattaCACTTTCGTAACATTCTTGATGGTAAAAAGCGTTTTTATCAACTAGTGATTCAACTGACAAACTTTCCAAGGTGTC
This window contains:
- the LOC130645986 gene encoding uncharacterized protein LOC130645986, which produces MLLERIGGSNPGVLYGLAKVHKPCVNGVPKFRPILSAIGTPTYKLAKFLVPKLVSLTINDYTVKDSFSFASEIVQQNPNCYMASFDVNSLFPNIPLHETIDIIINEIESNSIDGIPKKDLKHLLTLATTESIFVFNGVYYKQIDGVAMGSPLGPILANIFMCHYENIWLENCPSEFKPIYYRRYVDDIFVLFESREHIQNFYEYINSRHQNIKFTFEEECDKVLPFLDVCVMREGDSFVTNVYRKPTFSGVYTNFSSFIPMEYKHGLIFSLLYRCYHLCLDLNKFHVEISQLKTILGRNGYPSKVFEFCLRIFKSRNYEPKEQVSLAPKKELVLALPFLGKITLQIRTRLHRLFKQKLAHCNVKLIFFSKRRLRSCFAFKDRIPESLRSGLVYCFKCSGCNATYFGKTKRHFKVRMSEHLGISALTGKRVKPGPQASAVLEHLMFCNYSQASFHNFSVLAEESKDFKLTLMESLLIERDCPILNNTVKSMPLELL